A region from the Salmo trutta chromosome 40, fSalTru1.1, whole genome shotgun sequence genome encodes:
- the LOC115180270 gene encoding diphosphoinositol polyphosphate phosphohydrolase 3-beta, whose product MKFKPNQTRTYDGEGFKKRAACLCFKNEREEEVLLVSSSRHPDQWIVPGGGMEPEEEPCGAAVREVFEEAGVKGKLGRLLGVFEQNQDRKHRTYVYVLTVTETLEAWEDSVNIGRKREWFTVDEAIKVLQHHKPDHAEYLKRLHLSCSPTNGNSLLPSQPSNDNFPHYGPLTTGSVLGPSCR is encoded by the exons ATGAAGTTCAAGCCGAACCAGACCAGAACTTATGATGGCGAGGGCTTCAAGAAACGAGCGGCATGCTTGTGCTTCAAGAACGAACGTGAAGAAGAG GTGTTGCTGGTGAGCAGCAGTCGGCACCCGGACCAGTGGATTGTCCCAGGTGGAGGGATGGAGCCGGAGGAGGAGCCCTGTGGCGCAGCGGTCAGAGAAGTGTTTGAAGAG GCAGGAGTGAAAGGCAAGTTGGGACGTCTCCTAGGTGTGTTTGAG CAGAATCAAGACCGAAAGCACCGAACGTACGTTTACGTGTTGACCGTGACGGAGACATTGGAAGCATGGGAAGACTCGGTCAACATAG GTCGTAAACGGGAGTGGTTCACAGTGGACGAAGCCATCAAAGTCCTGCAGCACCACAAGCCGGACCACGCTGAGTACTTGAAGCGGCTTCATCTCAGCTGCTCTCCAACTAATGGGAACTCCCTGCTCCCCAGCCAGCCCTCTAATGACAACTTCCCCCATTATGGCCCCCTCACCACAGGATCTGTTCTGGGCCCCTCGTGCAGATAG